aagaattgatgTTGTCATCTCCAAAACACAAAAGATGGTGCCTGGCCCCATGTAACTCACAGTGATACAATCAAAGCCAGCCTTCCATTGGATAATGGAAGCCAACCTAATGACCACATGTGAAATAGCACAAGACAATTTTCAGCTTTAGGTAAAAGAGAGTGACAGAGTAGATTATGAAAGTAGACTGGCACGATTGGtaagaagtagaaaaatatttaGTGATATCAAGTATTACCCATTTGGATTCCAGATCCCTTAGAAATGATCTTAAAGCAACAAGtccaaacaaaataagaaagcttAGAAAGTAAGAAATTTCACAGAGCGAGGGATGCAATTTATGGAATGAAGGGTGAGACTGGTTCTTTAGGAGGCTGGCTTGGTGTCAAGAAAAGGGAGCTAGACCAGGAGTCATGGAACAGCAATGGCTTGAGCAATGTCACAGgctctctgaaaaaaaaacaaaaaacaaaaaacaaaaaaaacatagacAAGCCACTGTTTTGGTCTGGACCTCAGTTTCAGACTAGTGAATGAAGCTAATCAATCATCTTCAAAATACTCATATTTATTATGGGGCTAGTTCCAGTCACAACATAGGAAAGAACAAACCGCTGCTGTGGATTTGACACTCCAAATGCTCTCCATCCAAAAAGCACAAATACCTGGAAAAGGAAAGCTCCAACTATGGCTAAGGAGAGGACGAAGTGGGCCAAGAAGATAAAGCCATGGTTTCCTCATGGGCTTTGTTCTTTGGAGAGTAGAAACAAGTGGTTTCCATGCCCATCTTGCCCCAACCAGGTcctaaatataggaaaatatagcATGGTcatgtaatataaaaaaataaattatttcccaTATAGAAAGGGAATATCATAACACTCCTACCAAACATAAAGCCCCTGTCTTTATTTctataatgtattaaaataatttactttacattttaaaaagaaaagcaatgttaGTTTATATTCATTAAGTTGGTACCAAAGTAAAGAAATCTTTAAGGATATAAAACTCAACTCTTTTATAGAGTTAAAGAAGGTCCTCCAAAGCATCCTTACTTCCCCGTTGCTCCTGATCATTGGCCCTGGGATCTCTAAACACACACTGTCTTCTGCAAACATTGTCTGACAAGTCTGGTTCACCCTAGGGATTGACATGAGCATCACGATAAAGTGGAGAGAAGGGTAGGCAGCCATGAATGTGTCAGAGAAGAACACTTGGAAGTGACAGAAGAAGTCTAGCCACCATCTAAACTAGGCAAAGGACAAGAAAATAGGCCAGGCAGTGATGTGAGCCTGTTGCCCTAACATCTCTCCCTACCGTCCACATAGACATTCATCTTTCTATTGTGTCTATACAAAGAGGCAATCGGCATcccagaagaaagaagacataaaatgaaCGGCAACCAACTTCCTGCAGTGAGATGAAATACAATCAGCTTGAAAGGCAGTATGGAATGCTTCTGTACCATTGGAAAGGCCATAGGACATCGGGCTATTGTTGGCTCTAAATAAAAATTGATTACAAAGTGCCCCAGAACACACCGAAACTCAAGCGATAGAACTTGACCTTGCTTTAACCATAGTAGGCAGGGTATTTGAAGGTCATGATTTTGTTCCaaaaaaagacactgaggaaagtaGGAAAAATGATCTAGCTCACCAGGACTCACAAGACATTGATAAAGTGATGCTCATGGTTGTTCTCAAACCAACGAAGCAGGGTTGAATCCAACATCAGCAGCCACTGCGAGAGTACATGATAAGCAGCCAGGCCCAGGACAAGGAGGTTATATGAGGACTCCTTGGCTTTTCTCATCTAGTCTCTAAAATTGCAGCTCACAGGAACTCCATTTCCAACCAGGCCAAAGAGAAATTCAGCTACTGCTAGAGGCATCCATCCGATAAGGCATCTAAGGGCACAGCTATGAGGAAAGCCACCCACCGCCCACCCACCGCCTACCCCCAGGAAATCCTGGGTCAGAGTTGGTGAGTATGTCAAGCTCCTGACTGTGGTCAGATTGCCTGATGTCATACCATCTGCAGGGTACATTTTCAGAGCACAAAAGTTTACATTTGTGTTGTCCTGTAATCTCTCCTCAAGCAGATACCTAAAAGCTGTGCTCAGGAAAAGAGAAATTAGAAGACAGGATGATCTGGTCACCTCTGCATTCACATCTGAATAAATGAACCCTGAGACAAAGTACAAAGGTTAGAAACAGCACCAAAGACCTTAACATTCCATCTCAAGGTCTAAGGCTAATGGCTAGatacaaggaaataattttttaaaaccctcaAAAAGATACATCAAATTAAAACATACACATTCTATTGAATGTCATATACAGGTACA
The Acomys russatus chromosome 10, mAcoRus1.1, whole genome shotgun sequence genome window above contains:
- the Tas2r5 gene encoding LOW QUALITY PROTEIN: taste receptor type 2 member 5 (The sequence of the model RefSeq protein was modified relative to this genomic sequence to represent the inferred CDS: deleted 2 bases in 1 codon; substituted 4 bases at 4 genomic stop codons), translating into MYPADGMTSGNLTTVRSLTYSPTLTQDFLGVGGGWAVGGFPHSCALRCLIGWMPLAVAEFLFGLVGNGVPVSCNFRDXMRKAKESSYNLLVLGLAAYHVLSQWLLMLDSTLLRWFENNHEHHFINVLXVLVSXIIFPTFLSVFFWNKIMTFKYPAYYGSWLPFILCLLSSGMPIASLYRHNRKMNVYVDGRERLGQQAHITAWPIFLSFAXFRWWLDFFCHFQVFFSDTFMAAYPSLHFIVMLMSIPRVNQTCQTMFAEDSVCLEIPGPMIRSNGERACDIAQAIAVP